From a single Oreochromis niloticus isolate F11D_XX linkage group LG3, O_niloticus_UMD_NMBU, whole genome shotgun sequence genomic region:
- the shtn2 gene encoding shootin-1 isoform X1 — MWVQDDDENTAAADSDEECAFSSEDEEDLQWHILEKQRDEANQRLSELEEASNQLLKEINVLEIQFQIERSCRESAEALALKVTKENKVLKRKSQMLMPLIAELPENLADMTFDPQSDPTVNGDEVDGDEVDGAGGSSSEEMLLESQAKITELQASVDGLLAEKLKLEQQVEDLTSEQTQLREQLALEVAEKEAILRKLNKQNKTVNKLKRVSQLVTDEFTEMSQKLELEQGLRQHVEVLATQMILEQKAAQASETDLKMQVQLEQALQQISQTSTALCDIQLYYQDRLKQSQSAVEESSALSELQNLREQLEKSEEERKTLETQLSDANSLVTQLQEEVKQLQQTLNSDDKSDEPGEKAIPDSVSLPPPPPPPPPPPTTVTNFKDFMKSRKKHGATAAADLNKAAPLLDMKARAVDEMMERIKKGIVLRPMKRIQEDDSSWKDQKSDNRKSAILELKGMLDNMKRQHLRRVPSRRGTGRNVGEAELLMVLQRRRRAMGDNQEPPPSNQPQDVQPGLLCVPAAGDAPWAGESGSAPVLRRLKQNREKRDSRIRASALFISHQA; from the exons ATGTGGGTACAAGATGATGATGAGAACACTGCAGCTGCAG ACTCGGATGAAGAGTGTGCTTTCTCCTCCGAAGATGAGGAAGACCTTCAG TGGCACATCCTGGAGAAGCAGAGGGACGAAGCCAATCAGAGGCTGTCGGAGTTGGAGGAAG CTTCCAATCAGCTCCTGAAAGAGATCAACGTGCTGGAGATCCAGTTCCAGATAGAGCGCTCCTGCAGGGAGAGCGCTGAGGCGCTGGCTCTCAAA GTGACCAAAGAGAACAAAGTCCTGAAGAGGAAGAGCCAGATGTTGATGCCACTCATCGCTGAACTACCTGAAAACCTGGCTGATATGACCTTTGACCCTCAGAGTGACCCCACGGTTAACGGTGACGAGGTGGACGGTGATGAGGTGGATGGTGCCGGAGGGAGCAGCAGCGAGGAGATGCTGCTTGAGAGTCAAGCCAAGATCACAG AGCTGCAGGCGTCTGTGGACGGTCTGCTGGCTGAGAAGCTTAAACTGGAGCAACAAGTGGAGGATCTGACCAGCGAGCAGACGCAGCTCAGAGAGCAG cttgcTCTAGAGGTAGCGGAGAAGGAGGCCATTCTGAGgaaactgaacaaacaaaacaagactgtaaataaactcaaaCGAG TGTCCCAGCTTGTCACCGATGAGTTCACAGAAATGTCTCAGAAGCTGGAGCTGGAGCAGGGCCTCCGGCAACACGTTGAAGTCTTAGCCACCCAG ATGATCCTAGAGCAGAAGGCGGCCCAGGCCTCAGAGACAGACCTGAAAATGCAGGTGCAGCTGGAGCAGGCGCTCCAACAGATATCCCAAACCAGCACAGCTCTGTGTGACATACAACTCTACTACCAGGACCGG TTAAAACAGAGCCAGAGTGCTGTGGAGGAGAGCAGTGCCCTCTCTGAGCTGCAGAACCTGAGAGAGCAGCTGGAGAAGagcgaggaggagaggaagactTTAGAAACTCAGCTATCTGACGCTAACAGCTTGGTCACCCAGCTCCAGGAAGAAG TGAAACAGTTACAACAGACACTCAACAGCGATGACAAAAGTGATGAACCAGGAGAGAAAGCCATTCCTGACTCAGTTTCACTgcctcctccgcctcctccgcctcctccaCCTCCCACTACTGTTACCAA CTTTAAGGATTTCATGAAGAGCAGGAAGAAACATGGAGCCACCGCTGCTGCTGATCTAAACA AAGCAGCTCCCTTGTTGGACATGAAGGCAAGAGCGGTGGATGAAATGATGGAGAGAATAAAGAAAGGCATCGTCCTGCGGCCTATGAAGAGAATACAG GAGGACGACAGTTCCTGGAAG GACCAGAAAAGTGACAACAGAAAGTCAGCCATCCTGGAGTTGAAAGGAATGCTG GACAACATGAAGCGTCAGCACCTCCGCAGAGTGCCATCCAGGAGGGGAACTGGCCGAAATGTGGGCGAAGCAGAGCTCCTGATGGTGctccagaggaggaggagagcaaTGGGAGACAATCAGGAACCACCACCCTCAAATCAACCACAGG ATGTCCAACCAGGTTTGCTGTGCGTTCCAGCGGCAGGCGACGCTCCCTGGGCAGGTGAGAGCGGCAGCGCCCCTGTGCTCCGGAGGCTGAAGCAGAACCGAGAGAAGAGAGACTctcgcatcagagcatcagcACTGTTCATCAGTCACCAAGCCTGA
- the shtn2 gene encoding shootin-1 isoform X2 produces the protein MWVQDDDENTAAADSDEECAFSSEDEEDLQWHILEKQRDEANQRLSELEEASNQLLKEINVLEIQFQIERSCRESAEALALKVTKENKVLKRKSQMLMPLIAELPENLADMTFDPQSDPTVNGDEVDGDEVDGAGGSSSEEMLLESQAKITELQASVDGLLAEKLKLEQQVEDLTSEQTQLREQLALEVAEKEAILRKLNKQNKTVNKLKRVSQLVTDEFTEMSQKLELEQGLRQHVEVLATQMILEQKAAQASETDLKMQVQLEQALQQISQTSTALCDIQLYYQDRLKQSQSAVEESSALSELQNLREQLEKSEEERKTLETQLSDANSLVTQLQEEVKQLQQTLNSDDKSDEPGEKAIPDSVSLPPPPPPPPPPPTTVTNFKDFMKSRKKHGATAAADLNKAAPLLDMKARAVDEMMERIKKGIVLRPMKRIQEDDSSWKDQKSDNRKSAILELKGMLDNMKRQHLRRVPSRRGTGRNVGEAELLMVLQRRRRAMGDNQEPPPSNQPQAAGDAPWAGESGSAPVLRRLKQNREKRDSRIRASALFISHQA, from the exons ATGTGGGTACAAGATGATGATGAGAACACTGCAGCTGCAG ACTCGGATGAAGAGTGTGCTTTCTCCTCCGAAGATGAGGAAGACCTTCAG TGGCACATCCTGGAGAAGCAGAGGGACGAAGCCAATCAGAGGCTGTCGGAGTTGGAGGAAG CTTCCAATCAGCTCCTGAAAGAGATCAACGTGCTGGAGATCCAGTTCCAGATAGAGCGCTCCTGCAGGGAGAGCGCTGAGGCGCTGGCTCTCAAA GTGACCAAAGAGAACAAAGTCCTGAAGAGGAAGAGCCAGATGTTGATGCCACTCATCGCTGAACTACCTGAAAACCTGGCTGATATGACCTTTGACCCTCAGAGTGACCCCACGGTTAACGGTGACGAGGTGGACGGTGATGAGGTGGATGGTGCCGGAGGGAGCAGCAGCGAGGAGATGCTGCTTGAGAGTCAAGCCAAGATCACAG AGCTGCAGGCGTCTGTGGACGGTCTGCTGGCTGAGAAGCTTAAACTGGAGCAACAAGTGGAGGATCTGACCAGCGAGCAGACGCAGCTCAGAGAGCAG cttgcTCTAGAGGTAGCGGAGAAGGAGGCCATTCTGAGgaaactgaacaaacaaaacaagactgtaaataaactcaaaCGAG TGTCCCAGCTTGTCACCGATGAGTTCACAGAAATGTCTCAGAAGCTGGAGCTGGAGCAGGGCCTCCGGCAACACGTTGAAGTCTTAGCCACCCAG ATGATCCTAGAGCAGAAGGCGGCCCAGGCCTCAGAGACAGACCTGAAAATGCAGGTGCAGCTGGAGCAGGCGCTCCAACAGATATCCCAAACCAGCACAGCTCTGTGTGACATACAACTCTACTACCAGGACCGG TTAAAACAGAGCCAGAGTGCTGTGGAGGAGAGCAGTGCCCTCTCTGAGCTGCAGAACCTGAGAGAGCAGCTGGAGAAGagcgaggaggagaggaagactTTAGAAACTCAGCTATCTGACGCTAACAGCTTGGTCACCCAGCTCCAGGAAGAAG TGAAACAGTTACAACAGACACTCAACAGCGATGACAAAAGTGATGAACCAGGAGAGAAAGCCATTCCTGACTCAGTTTCACTgcctcctccgcctcctccgcctcctccaCCTCCCACTACTGTTACCAA CTTTAAGGATTTCATGAAGAGCAGGAAGAAACATGGAGCCACCGCTGCTGCTGATCTAAACA AAGCAGCTCCCTTGTTGGACATGAAGGCAAGAGCGGTGGATGAAATGATGGAGAGAATAAAGAAAGGCATCGTCCTGCGGCCTATGAAGAGAATACAG GAGGACGACAGTTCCTGGAAG GACCAGAAAAGTGACAACAGAAAGTCAGCCATCCTGGAGTTGAAAGGAATGCTG GACAACATGAAGCGTCAGCACCTCCGCAGAGTGCCATCCAGGAGGGGAACTGGCCGAAATGTGGGCGAAGCAGAGCTCCTGATGGTGctccagaggaggaggagagcaaTGGGAGACAATCAGGAACCACCACCCTCAAATCAACCACAGG CGGCAGGCGACGCTCCCTGGGCAGGTGAGAGCGGCAGCGCCCCTGTGCTCCGGAGGCTGAAGCAGAACCGAGAGAAGAGAGACTctcgcatcagagcatcagcACTGTTCATCAGTCACCAAGCCTGA
- the tex261 gene encoding protein TEX261 — translation MWFIYLLSWLSLLIQISFVTLAIAAGLYYLAELIEEYTVATSRIIKYMILFSTGVLVCLYMFEGFPMLMVGVGLFTNLVYFGLLQTFPYILLSSPNFILSCVLVVVNHYMAFQYFAQEYYPFSEVLAYFTICLWVIPFAFFVSLSAGENVLPSTMQQGDDVVSNYFTKGKRGKRSGILLVFSFLKEAVLPSRQKMY, via the exons atgtggtttatttatttactgagcTGGCTGTCGCTGCTCATCCAGATATCCTTCGTCACGTTAGCAATAG CTGCTGGCCTCTACTACCTGGCTGAACTAATAGAAGAGTACACAGTAGCCACCAGCCGAATAATAAAGTACATGATACTG TTCTCTACAGGGGTGCTGGTATGCCTCTATATGTTTGAAGGCTTTCCAATGTTGATGGTGGGAGTCGGCCTCTTTACAAACCTGGTTTATTTCGGCCTCCTGCAGACGTTCCCCTACATACTTCTGAGCTCCCCAAACTTCATCCTCTCCTGTG TGTTGGTGGTGGTGAACCATTACATGGCCTTCCAGTACTTTGCACAAGAGTATTACCCATTCTCAGAG GTGCTTGCCTACTTCACCATCTGCCTGTGGGTGATCCCCTTTGCCTTCTTTGTGTCGCTGTCAGCAGGAGAAAATGTTCTCCCATCCACTATGCAGCAAGGAG aTGATGTGGTATCTAATTACTTCACCAAGGGCAAACGGGGGAAGAGGTCTGGGATCCTCCTGGTGTTCTCTTTCCTGAAGGAGGCAGTGCTGCCCAGCCGACAGAAAATGTACTGA